In a single window of the Methanofastidiosum sp. genome:
- the mdcE gene encoding biotin-independent malonate decarboxylase subunit gamma, with the protein MVTTLIGKTEEAIQMIFDKDTFQENVIGTTHLDSALAPPVMVGQAMLDGEICTVLANNSRRPNPRFRVVYSGILGMEEAYKFSQAMYATIDADKDRPKDKKRPIILLIDTPGNSPGKIEEIVGMTKGTASYQFAIEDARLAGHPVIGMIIGRAVSGGFLCHGLLSDRILALPKEYGTIVHVMPTTSIAVITKIPLERLNELVKTNPVFASGAEFFYDLGGIDDMVKKPEDMRSSIIKTVKEVRELRKQGKEDQLGIWHRGEVGAERGGRKKRMEAIKKMQEEYEKLLPELL; encoded by the coding sequence ATGGTAACAACACTAATCGGAAAGACAGAAGAAGCCATCCAGATGATATTTGACAAAGACACCTTCCAGGAGAATGTTATTGGAACTACTCATCTTGATTCCGCGCTTGCACCTCCAGTTATGGTAGGCCAGGCAATGCTTGATGGAGAAATATGTACAGTACTTGCCAATAACTCAAGGAGGCCAAATCCAAGATTTAGAGTTGTTTACAGCGGAATCTTGGGAATGGAAGAAGCCTACAAGTTCTCTCAAGCAATGTACGCTACAATTGACGCTGACAAAGACAGACCAAAAGACAAGAAGAGACCAATTATCTTACTAATCGATACACCAGGAAACAGCCCAGGAAAGATCGAGGAAATAGTTGGAATGACTAAAGGTACTGCATCATACCAGTTCGCAATTGAAGATGCAAGATTGGCAGGGCATCCTGTAATTGGAATGATTATAGGAAGAGCTGTAAGTGGTGGATTCTTATGCCACGGACTTCTTTCAGACAGAATTCTTGCACTTCCAAAAGAATATGGAACAATTGTTCACGTCATGCCTACAACAAGTATAGCAGTTATTACAAAGATACCTCTAGAGAGACTAAACGAGCTTGTCAAGACAAATCCAGTATTTGCTTCAGGAGCCGAATTTTTCTATGACCTTGGTGGAATAGACGATATGGTAAAGAAGCCTGAAGATATGAGATCATCGATCATAAAGACAGTAAAGGAAGTAAGAGAACTTAGAAAGCAAGGTAAGGAAGATCAACTTGGAATTTGGCACAGAGGCGAAGTTGGCGCAGAACGAGGTGGCAGAAAGAAGAGAATGGAAGCCATCAAAAAGATGCAAGAAGAATACGAAAAACTACTACCTGAACTTTTATAA
- the hisS gene encoding histidine--tRNA ligase, with amino-acid sequence MFERLRGTRDFLPNEMAARKKVFSSIQKSVEEFGFFETDTPAIELFELYSIKSGEEIIEELYAFEDKGGRMISLRPELTPSVVRVLVSRAKELSFPVKWYSIPRLWRYERPQSGRLREFYQLNIDIFGSEDPRADTEVISCAIKLLCDLGFDESDIEVRISDRRMLQEFLLNIGIKNYQDILKIIDKREKVSERDFKEMLMALKLDSEQIEQIETFLSSKGDFLKSIEKLSKSYTGDGISKVIESLKKIAQNLSDRSYDKFITFDPSIVRGLDYYTGMVFEVHDRKREFRALFGGGRYDNLAELFGGEHIPAVGFGMGDAVLELMMRRKNIWPEEKVEIDLFIATIGDVEKEVSKLLTSLRNSGFKVDFDIMGRNLSNQIKFANKLGAKSLLIVGERDLKEGNVTLRDLESGKESKISLNDFFSSSSNYLTKVL; translated from the coding sequence ATGTTCGAACGCTTGAGAGGAACTAGGGATTTTCTTCCAAATGAAATGGCTGCAAGAAAGAAAGTATTTTCATCTATACAAAAAAGTGTAGAGGAATTTGGATTTTTTGAAACAGATACACCGGCAATCGAACTATTTGAACTTTATTCTATAAAAAGCGGTGAAGAGATCATTGAAGAACTTTATGCTTTCGAAGACAAAGGCGGAAGAATGATCTCTTTGCGCCCAGAACTTACACCTTCAGTAGTCAGAGTTTTAGTATCTAGGGCAAAAGAGCTTTCATTCCCAGTCAAGTGGTATTCTATACCAAGGTTATGGAGATATGAAAGGCCACAGAGTGGGAGGTTAAGAGAGTTCTATCAGTTAAATATTGATATATTTGGCTCAGAAGACCCTAGAGCTGACACTGAAGTTATATCCTGTGCAATAAAACTACTTTGTGATTTAGGTTTTGACGAATCAGACATTGAAGTCAGGATATCTGACAGGCGCATGCTCCAGGAGTTCCTATTAAATATTGGAATAAAAAATTACCAGGATATCCTTAAAATTATTGATAAGAGAGAGAAGGTGAGCGAAAGGGACTTTAAAGAAATGTTAATGGCCCTTAAGTTAGACAGCGAACAAATTGAACAAATAGAGACTTTTCTCAGTTCAAAGGGTGACTTCTTAAAATCGATTGAAAAATTATCAAAATCCTACACTGGGGATGGTATATCAAAAGTTATCGAGTCCCTGAAGAAAATTGCGCAAAATCTAAGTGATAGAAGTTACGATAAATTTATCACTTTCGACCCATCGATTGTAAGAGGTCTTGACTATTATACAGGCATGGTTTTTGAAGTCCATGATAGAAAAAGAGAGTTTAGGGCCCTTTTTGGTGGAGGGCGATATGACAATCTCGCAGAGCTTTTCGGAGGAGAGCATATACCTGCTGTTGGATTTGGTATGGGCGATGCCGTACTAGAGCTCATGATGAGAAGAAAAAACATATGGCCTGAAGAAAAGGTTGAGATTGATCTCTTCATTGCAACTATTGGGGATGTTGAAAAGGAAGTTTCAAAGTTATTGACCAGCTTGAGAAATAGCGGCTTTAAAGTTGATTTTGATATTATGGGCAGAAATCTTTCAAATCAGATTAAATTTGCAAACAAATTGGGCGCAAAATCACTTCTGATTGTCGGTGAAAGGGATCTAAAAGAGGGCAATGTCACCTTGCGTGACCTTGAATCAGGAAAAGAGAGTAAGATTTCCTTGAATGATTTTTTTTCTTCATCTTCAAATTATTTAACGAAAGTTTTATAA
- the mdcA gene encoding malonate decarboxylase subunit alpha: protein MEDVNYLRDIFQTPGKVSGIPRDDRIERAKKGWDKKGEDTEKRLAEAKKFVKSGTKIIDPADAVALLETIIKPGDRVSIEGDNQKQANFLAKAFAKVSPSKVNNIHMVQSVLALPEHLDVFEKGIASKVDFCYSGPVATRLANMVMSGKITIGAIHTYMELFARTYLDLTPKVCLLAANAADKEGNLYTGFNTEETASIVEATKFRKGIVVVQVNEIVNKVPRVDIPGGWVDFIIPTEDPYYIEPLFTRDPRLITESQIFIAMMALVGVYAKYEVKTLNHGIGFNTAAVELLLPTFGEEMGLKGKICTHWALNPHPTMIPAIESGWAETFMPFGSEVGMEKYIMARPDIFPIGPDGTMRSNRVMSQAAGHYAVDAFFGSTLQIDQFGNSAAATAGRIPGFGGAPNMACNAPGRRHPSKGWLLASKEDGMRESLIGPINRGRKLVVQMVETFGEGMAPVFIEKLDAFKLQAQAKFEIPPIMIYGDDITHIVTEEGIAYIHKCKSLKERMDAIKAVAGYTPLGLAADDAQTKKLRKAGVVALPEDLDLSFNDAKRSKLAAKSMSELVEWSGGLYEPPVRFRNW from the coding sequence ATGGAAGATGTAAACTACCTAAGGGATATATTTCAAACACCCGGCAAAGTGTCAGGAATACCCCGTGACGATAGAATAGAGAGAGCAAAAAAAGGATGGGACAAAAAAGGAGAAGATACAGAAAAAAGGCTTGCAGAAGCAAAAAAATTTGTTAAATCAGGCACAAAAATTATTGACCCAGCCGATGCTGTAGCTCTTTTGGAAACTATCATTAAACCAGGAGACAGAGTTTCAATTGAAGGAGATAATCAGAAGCAGGCAAACTTTTTAGCAAAGGCTTTTGCAAAAGTAAGCCCTTCAAAAGTAAATAACATTCACATGGTGCAATCTGTTCTTGCTTTACCTGAACATTTAGATGTTTTTGAAAAAGGTATAGCCTCAAAAGTTGATTTTTGTTATTCAGGCCCTGTGGCAACAAGACTTGCAAACATGGTTATGAGTGGAAAGATAACAATCGGTGCAATTCACACATACATGGAATTGTTCGCTAGAACTTACCTTGACCTCACACCAAAAGTATGTCTACTTGCTGCAAATGCGGCAGACAAAGAAGGAAATCTTTATACAGGATTTAACACAGAAGAAACTGCCTCAATAGTTGAAGCTACAAAATTTAGAAAAGGTATTGTTGTAGTACAAGTCAATGAAATTGTTAACAAAGTACCTCGTGTAGATATACCCGGCGGTTGGGTTGACTTTATTATACCCACTGAGGATCCATATTATATCGAGCCTCTCTTTACAAGAGATCCAAGATTAATTACAGAATCCCAGATATTCATAGCTATGATGGCTTTAGTTGGTGTCTACGCTAAATATGAAGTTAAAACATTAAACCACGGTATAGGTTTTAACACCGCAGCAGTAGAACTTTTATTACCAACATTTGGAGAAGAGATGGGATTAAAAGGAAAGATTTGTACACACTGGGCATTAAACCCACATCCAACAATGATACCTGCCATAGAATCAGGATGGGCTGAAACCTTCATGCCTTTCGGCAGTGAAGTTGGAATGGAAAAATATATTATGGCAAGACCTGATATATTCCCAATTGGTCCTGACGGAACAATGAGGTCAAACAGAGTAATGTCACAGGCAGCTGGTCACTATGCTGTCGATGCATTCTTTGGCTCAACTCTTCAAATTGACCAATTTGGTAACAGCGCCGCTGCAACAGCTGGAAGAATACCAGGTTTTGGTGGGGCTCCCAATATGGCATGCAATGCACCAGGAAGAAGACATCCATCAAAAGGTTGGCTCTTGGCTTCAAAAGAAGACGGTATGAGAGAATCATTAATAGGGCCAATAAACAGAGGAAGAAAACTTGTAGTCCAAATGGTAGAAACATTTGGAGAAGGAATGGCTCCTGTATTCATCGAAAAATTAGACGCATTCAAGTTACAAGCCCAAGCTAAGTTTGAGATACCTCCTATAATGATTTACGGTGACGATATAACACACATAGTTACTGAAGAAGGAATTGCATACATTCACAAATGCAAATCATTAAAGGAAAGAATGGACGCAATAAAAGCAGTAGCAGGCTATACACCTCTAGGACTTGCAGCTGACGACGCTCAGACTAAAAAATTAAGAAAAGCCGGAGTTGTTGCACTTCCTGAAGATTTAGACCTATCATTTAATGATGCTAAAAGATCAAAACTTGCTGCAAAGAGCATGAGTGAACTTGTAGAATGGTCTGGGGGTTTGTACGAACCACCAGTCAGATTTAGAAATTGGTAA
- a CDS encoding acyl-CoA thioesterase, producing the protein MDTSNFTTISKLVRPENLNHHGTLFAGVTSMWFVEGAFIEASRVYGDPSRIVCIKIHGMKFIRPGNNGDIIQIESVLAHVGKTSLTIYTKIYKRLTKEQLVDGFVTFVTLDEKGRSTPHGINYQKPSSEEGLKLWNEVERLKHSDSQTNM; encoded by the coding sequence ATGGATACTTCAAATTTTACTACAATATCAAAACTTGTTAGACCTGAGAATTTGAACCATCATGGTACACTTTTTGCTGGTGTGACTTCAATGTGGTTTGTTGAGGGGGCTTTTATTGAAGCATCAAGAGTCTATGGGGATCCTTCTAGAATTGTCTGTATAAAAATTCATGGTATGAAATTTATTAGACCTGGAAACAATGGAGATATCATCCAGATTGAATCGGTTTTAGCACATGTTGGAAAAACAAGCTTAACAATATACACAAAGATATACAAAAGACTCACAAAAGAGCAACTTGTTGATGGATTTGTAACATTCGTCACTCTTGATGAAAAAGGAAGATCTACGCCACATGGTATTAACTATCAAAAACCAAGCAGCGAGGAAGGATTAAAACTCTGGAATGAAGTTGAGAGATTGAAACACTCTGATTCACAAACAAATATGTAG
- the mdcC gene encoding malonate decarboxylase acyl carrier protein, with protein sequence MALTELNYEFKPETPKTIKDEWSHIGVVSSGDLEVLIEKENALKGKIKIHILTTVVGFDDVWMTVVKKFVDKTGLSGVKVSINDNAATPAVVIRRLQQAVDNGGGLQ encoded by the coding sequence ATGGCATTAACTGAATTGAACTATGAATTTAAGCCTGAAACTCCTAAAACAATAAAGGACGAATGGTCACACATTGGTGTTGTTTCCAGTGGGGATCTTGAAGTCTTAATTGAGAAGGAAAATGCCCTAAAAGGAAAAATTAAAATCCATATTTTAACAACAGTCGTTGGATTCGATGACGTCTGGATGACAGTCGTTAAGAAATTCGTCGATAAAACGGGACTCTCAGGGGTCAAAGTTAGCATAAATGACAACGCAGCCACCCCCGCAGTAGTTATCAGAAGACTTCAGCAGGCAGTAGACAATGGAGGAGGTCTCCAATAA
- a CDS encoding malonate decarboxylase holo-[acyl-carrier-protein] synthase, with the protein MIFQRHDLVFSDWKHIDISPIKNEDFRNLIVQNILPGIVRREEIDVVKGANYYSENEKVFIGFVHPYTENGRRLRFGTFVPGDRITKLITPYEVSNFSFKSRTPALSALSQIIAQFKVGVWGSTALEIITGLTYTHDMSDLDIIVKNYTSEELINLLSFCNELESSMGIKIDIEINLKSGYGINLKEYASESEALLGKGLRDVVLIERKSIEAYL; encoded by the coding sequence ATGATTTTTCAGAGACATGACTTAGTGTTTTCTGATTGGAAACACATAGATATATCACCGATAAAGAACGAAGATTTTAGAAATCTTATAGTCCAGAATATTCTGCCGGGAATAGTAAGACGGGAAGAAATCGATGTGGTAAAAGGAGCTAACTATTACTCGGAAAATGAAAAAGTCTTTATAGGCTTTGTTCATCCTTACACAGAAAATGGAAGAAGGCTTAGATTTGGAACTTTTGTTCCCGGCGATAGAATCACTAAACTGATAACACCTTATGAAGTTTCAAATTTTTCATTTAAATCTAGAACGCCTGCATTGTCAGCATTATCCCAAATAATAGCTCAATTTAAGGTTGGTGTATGGGGCTCAACTGCACTTGAAATCATCACAGGATTAACTTACACCCACGATATGTCAGATTTGGATATTATAGTAAAGAACTATACCTCCGAAGAGCTTATTAATCTCTTATCTTTCTGTAATGAGCTAGAGTCTAGCATGGGGATAAAGATTGATATTGAAATCAATCTTAAGTCAGGTTATGGCATAAACCTTAAAGAATATGCTTCTGAAAGTGAGGCATTGCTTGGTAAAGGATTAAGAGATGTTGTATTGATAGAAAGAAAGAGCATTGAGGCGTATCTATGA
- a CDS encoding acyl carrier protein, translating into MEKKSNPYFEDLRESVGTFSTVPSFKEMKRRTLADKGINGPTAAHVIEEIHTPLNYAYVTFTTGTTAWQNLVGITPNEKEYRKNVGKNALKMAGAKEGQKAMFCYPPLLNAITRNALEEMGLSWTFLTKSSRDSFLMDLYYKEPNIIFGESAFLKASLQDAKKLNVAEDLPKVDIVNCIGTPLDLEAVDIIHDILGARVNDIYGTQEFGWIAMNGNPVREDIEFARSDVGHDFKEAVVGGLPTGDSFPIVESGHALDKNGKIITYMRARTQPDYEIYVRETTLNAKQTIERACRSILRIKSKVAKVPDDVVLNSDRTVLELKPSIIPKGYEEDNEHILIEGPIKTKMFDLLVQAQLDYQTLSVKDPCWVKDR; encoded by the coding sequence ATGGAAAAAAAATCAAATCCCTATTTTGAAGATTTAAGAGAGAGTGTTGGAACTTTTTCTACCGTTCCATCTTTCAAAGAAATGAAAAGAAGAACACTCGCCGACAAGGGAATAAACGGCCCGACTGCAGCACATGTTATAGAAGAGATACACACACCATTAAATTATGCGTATGTCACTTTCACAACAGGCACAACTGCATGGCAAAACCTTGTTGGGATAACACCTAATGAAAAAGAATATAGAAAAAATGTAGGTAAAAATGCATTGAAAATGGCTGGAGCCAAAGAAGGTCAAAAAGCCATGTTCTGTTATCCTCCACTATTAAACGCAATAACAAGAAATGCCTTGGAAGAGATGGGCTTATCTTGGACATTTCTCACAAAATCTTCTAGAGATTCTTTTCTAATGGATTTATATTACAAGGAACCAAACATAATATTTGGTGAATCAGCATTCCTTAAGGCTTCATTACAAGATGCCAAAAAATTGAATGTCGCAGAAGACCTGCCAAAAGTCGATATAGTAAACTGCATAGGCACTCCCTTGGATTTAGAGGCTGTTGATATAATACATGACATTCTAGGGGCCAGGGTCAACGACATATATGGCACTCAGGAATTCGGCTGGATAGCAATGAATGGCAATCCTGTAAGGGAAGACATTGAATTCGCGAGGTCAGATGTTGGGCATGATTTCAAAGAAGCTGTCGTAGGCGGCCTTCCAACAGGAGATAGTTTTCCCATAGTTGAATCAGGGCATGCGCTTGACAAGAATGGTAAAATAATTACGTATATGAGGGCAAGAACTCAACCTGATTATGAAATTTATGTCAGAGAAACAACATTAAACGCGAAACAAACAATTGAAAGGGCATGCAGAAGTATTTTGAGAATTAAGTCCAAGGTAGCTAAGGTCCCTGATGACGTTGTACTAAACTCTGATAGAACAGTCCTAGAACTTAAACCTTCGATAATTCCAAAAGGTTACGAGGAGGATAATGAGCATATTCTAATAGAAGGGCCTATTAAGACAAAGATGTTTGATCTACTTGTTCAAGCACAACTTGACTATCAAACTTTAAGCGTCAAGGATCCATGCTGGGTCAAGGATAGGTAA
- the accC gene encoding acetyl-CoA carboxylase biotin carboxylase subunit, producing the protein MFKKVLVANRGEIAVRIIRACKEMGIKTVAVYSDADEDALHVTLADEAVNIGPAPSIKSYLNMMNIINAAIVTGAEGIHPGYGFLAENSRFSKLCKANGIKFIGPSAESIDAMGDKATAKDTMKKGGVPVTPGSDGIIKTIEEADKLVKKIGIPVICKASAGGGGKGMRLVKSEKELESALRSCQAEAQAAFGNPDVYIEKYIEQPRHVEIQIIADQHGNAIYLGERDCSIQRRHQKLVEEGPSPAVSPEIRKKMGEAAVKAAIAANYEGAGTVEFLFNDKENDFYFMEMNTRVQVEHCVTEMISNIDIVKTGIRVAAGEKLPYAQKDVELRGHAIECRINAEDPNTFVPSPGEISKLILPGGPFVRVDTACYQGYHIPPFYDSLIAKLIVWGEDRNEAIDRMYRALDEFIVEGINTTIPFHKKVMKNQIFRGGVFHTDFIEKHMDKSKNGGE; encoded by the coding sequence ATGTTTAAAAAAGTTCTTGTTGCAAATAGAGGAGAAATTGCTGTAAGAATAATCAGGGCATGTAAGGAAATGGGAATAAAAACAGTCGCTGTTTACTCTGACGCTGATGAAGATGCACTTCATGTTACACTCGCTGATGAAGCGGTTAATATTGGACCTGCTCCATCAATTAAGAGTTATTTGAACATGATGAATATTATTAACGCCGCAATTGTAACGGGCGCAGAAGGTATTCACCCAGGTTATGGATTTCTTGCAGAAAACTCTAGATTTTCTAAGCTTTGTAAAGCCAATGGAATCAAATTCATAGGTCCCAGTGCAGAATCAATTGACGCAATGGGAGACAAAGCAACAGCTAAAGATACCATGAAGAAAGGCGGTGTTCCAGTAACACCCGGGTCTGATGGAATTATAAAAACAATCGAGGAAGCCGATAAACTCGTAAAGAAGATCGGGATTCCTGTAATCTGCAAAGCCTCAGCGGGCGGCGGCGGAAAAGGTATGAGACTTGTCAAGTCAGAAAAAGAGCTAGAATCAGCTTTGAGATCTTGTCAAGCCGAAGCACAAGCAGCCTTTGGAAACCCAGATGTATATATAGAAAAATACATAGAACAGCCAAGACATGTTGAAATTCAGATTATTGCCGACCAGCATGGAAACGCAATATATCTTGGAGAAAGGGACTGCTCTATCCAGAGAAGACACCAGAAACTTGTCGAAGAAGGACCTTCACCTGCAGTATCTCCTGAGATCAGAAAGAAAATGGGAGAAGCTGCGGTAAAGGCAGCCATTGCTGCAAATTATGAGGGTGCCGGAACAGTAGAATTTTTGTTCAACGACAAAGAAAACGATTTCTACTTTATGGAGATGAACACAAGGGTCCAAGTAGAACACTGTGTAACTGAAATGATTTCAAATATAGACATAGTAAAGACCGGTATAAGAGTTGCAGCTGGAGAAAAATTACCATATGCCCAAAAAGATGTTGAACTTAGAGGTCATGCAATTGAATGCAGAATCAATGCAGAAGATCCAAATACATTCGTTCCATCACCTGGAGAGATTTCGAAACTCATATTGCCAGGAGGGCCTTTTGTTAGAGTAGACACAGCATGTTACCAAGGATACCATATTCCGCCATTTTATGACTCCCTTATAGCAAAATTGATTGTATGGGGAGAGGACAGAAACGAGGCAATTGACAGAATGTACAGAGCACTTGATGAATTTATTGTAGAAGGAATTAACACTACAATTCCATTCCACAAAAAAGTCATGAAAAATCAGATATTTAGGGGAGGAGTTTTCCACACAGACTTCATTGAAAAACACATGGACAAATCAAAAAATGGAGGGGAATAA
- a CDS encoding DUF2927 domain-containing protein, giving the protein MNKKISILSIVFTFLLSLVGCLYIEENNSAPTQTENSQPKYTDKEIEYFAEIALGTEYGNNTQVVRKWNSDIRIKINGNPNERDLQALNMVLSEINAIIGDKINLSIVTINQNIDINFVPLSEFSVCNAAPGNYGYFNCKWRNDVIYECDICIATNDFLLQEERSHMIREEITQSLGLMKDSLKYRDSIFYEGWTQTQKFSEIDRKMIEILYSDSIRPGMRKEQVETILNK; this is encoded by the coding sequence GTGAATAAAAAAATTTCCATCCTTTCAATAGTTTTTACTTTTTTGTTATCTCTAGTCGGCTGTTTGTATATCGAAGAAAATAACTCTGCCCCAACCCAAACTGAAAACTCACAGCCTAAATATACCGATAAGGAGATTGAATACTTTGCTGAAATAGCCCTCGGAACTGAGTATGGCAACAATACGCAAGTCGTAAGAAAATGGAATTCAGATATAAGAATAAAAATTAATGGAAATCCAAATGAGAGAGACCTTCAGGCGCTGAATATGGTACTCTCAGAAATTAATGCGATTATTGGTGACAAGATTAATTTATCTATTGTAACAATAAATCAAAATATTGATATCAATTTTGTCCCTTTATCTGAGTTTTCTGTATGTAATGCAGCTCCTGGTAACTACGGATACTTCAACTGCAAATGGAGAAACGATGTTATTTATGAATGCGATATATGTATCGCTACTAACGATTTTCTTCTACAGGAAGAACGGTCTCATATGATAAGGGAGGAAATAACTCAGTCTCTTGGGCTTATGAAAGACTCTTTGAAATATCGTGACAGTATATTCTATGAGGGGTGGACCCAAACTCAGAAATTTTCTGAGATTGATAGAAAAATGATAGAGATTCTATATTCTGATTCAATTAGACCGGGAATGAGAAAAGAACAGGTGGAAACTATTTTAAATAAGTGA
- a CDS encoding biotin-independent malonate decarboxylase subunit beta, which produces MKINWEDLQGKSFYQATARERAYGMVDKDTFKEFLGPRDKMTSPHLLILGEAVEFDDGITVGVGKIKKHPVFVISQEGKFVGGALGEVNGAKMAYTLKLALKTYEKMKEKYGTVPDDRKPLCIVSFDSGGVRLHEANAGLLMHSESMETIWELQNKVPYIAITGSTIGAYGAQGFVCLSADVVIANDFGRIGLTGPEVIQQEVGKDEFDASDRALIWRTMGARSKYILGDVDYLIKDTIGTFRDTIANIADEPMSKISKTRKVGSPQLVEENLEVVKLAAEKNITDSKDLWEIYGNENVDQIPEMPQEKFLSVVKRRPRRI; this is translated from the coding sequence ATGAAAATAAATTGGGAAGATCTTCAAGGTAAGAGCTTTTACCAGGCAACTGCTAGGGAAAGAGCTTACGGAATGGTAGATAAAGACACATTCAAAGAATTTCTAGGTCCAAGAGACAAAATGACAAGTCCACACTTATTGATTCTTGGAGAGGCAGTAGAATTTGACGATGGAATTACTGTAGGTGTTGGTAAGATAAAGAAACACCCAGTATTCGTAATATCTCAGGAAGGAAAGTTTGTAGGTGGGGCGCTTGGTGAAGTCAATGGAGCTAAGATGGCCTACACACTGAAACTAGCCCTTAAAACTTATGAAAAGATGAAAGAGAAATACGGTACAGTTCCTGACGACAGAAAACCACTATGTATAGTCTCTTTTGATTCTGGTGGAGTCAGACTTCACGAGGCAAATGCTGGACTGCTAATGCATTCTGAATCAATGGAAACTATTTGGGAGCTCCAAAATAAGGTCCCGTACATTGCAATTACAGGCAGTACAATAGGCGCATACGGCGCACAGGGATTTGTTTGTTTAAGTGCAGATGTTGTCATTGCTAACGACTTTGGAAGGATAGGACTTACTGGCCCTGAAGTTATACAGCAGGAAGTAGGCAAAGATGAATTTGACGCATCTGATAGAGCCCTTATATGGAGGACAATGGGTGCAAGGTCAAAATACATCCTAGGAGACGTTGACTACTTAATAAAGGATACAATTGGTACATTTAGGGACACAATTGCTAATATCGCCGATGAACCTATGAGCAAAATTTCAAAGACAAGAAAAGTTGGTTCGCCACAACTTGTTGAAGAAAATCTTGAGGTAGTAAAACTTGCCGCTGAAAAGAATATAACTGATTCAAAGGACCTCTGGGAAATTTATGGAAATGAAAACGTTGACCAGATACCAGAGATGCCACAGGAAAAGTTTCTTTCAGTTGTAAAAAGAAGGCCAAGGAGGATTTAA
- the citG gene encoding triphosphoribosyl-dephospho-CoA synthase CitG encodes MKKVDIMGELATRSILLEVSTHPKPGLVTPFSAGAHRDMDFTLFLKSTAVLSQGFKEVSHFGYNYKGDLKKMLPPLRKLGLDVEQRMFEVTNGVNTQKGLIFLFYLILGASGYLLNKRRLSPKNISSSVSKITAGITENELGSIKKAKKSLSKGENTFVKYGITGIRGEVEKGLPTVMELGLPEFKKAYEKTQDLNKSSLHALIAIMSRAEDTNIISRNGIDAYYDVQKKADEIIKAGGVLTTTGMSKILDIEMDFLKRNISPGGAADLLSATLFFYFLDREV; translated from the coding sequence ATGAAAAAAGTAGACATAATGGGGGAACTTGCAACTAGAAGTATTCTTTTAGAAGTATCAACTCACCCCAAACCGGGTCTTGTAACACCATTTTCAGCAGGAGCCCACAGAGATATGGATTTCACGCTTTTCTTGAAAAGCACAGCAGTTTTAAGTCAAGGGTTTAAAGAGGTGTCCCACTTCGGTTATAACTATAAAGGCGACCTTAAAAAAATGTTGCCTCCTTTAAGAAAACTTGGATTAGATGTTGAGCAGAGAATGTTTGAAGTAACTAACGGAGTCAACACACAAAAAGGCCTCATTTTTCTTTTTTATCTTATACTTGGCGCATCAGGCTATTTATTGAACAAAAGAAGATTATCGCCAAAAAATATTTCCTCCTCAGTTTCAAAGATAACTGCAGGTATAACTGAAAATGAGCTTGGATCTATTAAAAAAGCGAAAAAATCTCTTTCAAAAGGAGAAAATACATTTGTTAAATACGGCATAACTGGGATTAGAGGGGAAGTGGAAAAAGGACTCCCCACTGTGATGGAACTTGGATTACCGGAATTTAAAAAAGCATATGAAAAAACTCAAGATCTAAATAAGTCTTCACTTCACGCACTTATTGCTATAATGTCAAGGGCCGAAGACACTAATATTATTTCAAGAAACGGCATTGACGCTTACTACGATGTCCAAAAAAAAGCCGATGAAATAATCAAAGCCGGCGGAGTTTTAACGACAACGGGGATGTCAAAGATATTAGATATTGAAATGGATTTTCTTAAAAGAAACATTAGCCCAGGAGGCGCAGCAGACCTTTTGAGTGCAACATTATTCTTTTATTTTCTTGATAGGGAGGTGTGA